Proteins encoded within one genomic window of Brassica rapa cultivar Chiifu-401-42 chromosome A09, CAAS_Brap_v3.01, whole genome shotgun sequence:
- the LOC103840260 gene encoding bifunctional aspartokinase/homoserine dehydrogenase 1, chloroplastic, protein MPVVSLAKIAASPAVTAGDFTVRVPCIYGKRLLSNRVSLRRSSVSHRVRSELQSPRVLGSVTDLSLDNSVENGHLPKGDSWAVHKFGGTCVGNSERIKDVADVVVNDGSSRKLVVVSAMAKVTDMMYDLIHRAQSRDDSYLSALDAVLEKHRATALELLDGDELASFSARLHNDINNLKAMLRAIYIAGHATESFSDFVVGHGELWSAQMLAAVVRKSGLDCTWMDARDVLVVVPNSSSQVDPDFAESEKRLEKWFSQNSAAKIIIATGFIASTPENIPTTLKRDGSDFSAAIMGALFRSHQLTIWTDVDGVYSADPRKVSDAVILKTLSYQEAWEMSYFGANVLHPRTIIPVMKYDIPIVIRNIFNLSAPGTMICRQIEDEDGYKLDAPVKGFATIDNLALVNVEGTGMAGVPGTASAIFSAVKEVGANVIMISQASSEHSVCFAVPEKEVKAVSEALNSRFRQALAGGRLSQIEIIPNCSILAAVGQKMASTPGVSATFFNALAKANINIRAIAQGCSEFNITVVVKREDCIRALRAVHSRFYLSRTTLAVGIVGPGLIGGTLLDQIRDQAAVLKEEFKIDLRVIGITGSSKMLLSESGIDLSRWREFMKEEGESANIEKFTQYVKGNHFIPNSVIVDCTADADIASSYYDWLLRGIHVVTPNKKANSGPLDQYLKIRDLQRKSYTHYFYEATVGAGLPIISTLRGLLETGDKILRIEGIFSGTLSYLFNNFVGNRSFSDVVAEAKQAGFTEPDPRDDLSGTDVARKVTILARESGLKLDLDSLPVQSLVPKPLQACASAEEFMQKLPQFDEELSKQRQEAEAAGEVLRYVGVVDAVAKKGKVELKRYKKDHPFAQLSGADNIIAFTTKRYKEQPLIVRGPGAGAQVTAGGIFSDILRLAFYLGAPS, encoded by the exons ATGCCGGTGGTTTCTCTTGCTAAGATTGCTGCTTCCCCGGCCGTGACGGCGGGAGATTTCACCGTTCGCGTTCCTTGCATTTACGGGAAACGACTCTTGTCCAATCGCGTCTCCTTGCGTCGGAGCTCTGTAAGTCATCGCGTGAGAAGCGAATTGCAGAGTCCCCGCGTCCTTGGCTCCGTCACAG ATTTATCGTTGGATAattccgtcgagaatggtcacCTTCCCAAGGGAGATTCGTGGGCTGTACACAAGTTCGGAGGGACCTGTGTTGGCAACTCTGAGAGGATCAAAGATGTTGCTGATGTTGTAGTTAACGATGGATCCTCGAGGAAGCTGGTGGTTGTTTCTGCAATGGCGAAGGTTACCGATATGATGTATGATCTCATCCACAGAGCACAGTCTCGGGATGATTCTTACCTCTCTGCTTTGGATGCTGTTCTTGAAAAGCACCGAGCAACGGCTCTTGAGTTGCTTGATGGAGATGAACTCGCCAGTTTCTCGGCTCGGTTGCATAATGATATAAACAATCTCAAAGCTATGCTCCGTGCCATTTACATAG CTGGTCATGCAACAGAATCTTTCTCGGACTTCGTTGTGGGTCATGGAGAGTTGTGGTCTGCTCAGATGTTAGCTGCTGTTGTGAGAAAG AGTGGATTGGACTGCACATGGATGGATGCAAGGGATGTCCTTGTTGTTGTTCCTAATAGCTCTAGTCAAGTTGATCCTGACTTTGCGGAATCAGAAAAGAGATTGGAAAAGTGGTTTTCTCAGAACTCGGCGGCAAAGATTATCATCGCAACTGGATTCATAGCCAGTACACCGGAGAACATTCCAACGACTCTCAAGAGGGATGGGAGTGACTTCTCTGCAGCTATAATGGGTGCTCTGTTTAGATCTCACCAACTCACAATCTGGACAGATGTTGATGGTGTATACAGTGCAGATCCAAGAAAAG TTAGTGACGCCGTTATACTGAAGACTCTTTCATATCAAGAGGCCTGGGAAATG TCTTACTTTGGAGCTAACGTTTTACATCCTAGGACCATCATTCCAGTTATGAAATATGACATTCCAATTGTTATAAGGAATATCTTCAACCTCTCTGCCCCTGGGACAATGATATGTCGGCAGattgaagatgaagatggatATAAACTAGACGCTCCTGTCAAAGGGTTTGCGACGATTGACAATTTGGCTCTTGTGAACGTAGAAGG AACTGGAATGGCTGGTGTACCTGGTACTGCCAGTGCCATTTTTTCTGCTGTCAAGGAAGTTGGGGCCAATGTGATTATGATTTCACAG GCTAGTAGCGAGCATTCTGTGTGCTTTGCTGTACCTGAGAAGGAAGTGAAAGCCGTTTCTGAAGCATTGAACTCACGATTTCGTCAAGCTTTAGCTGGTGGACGCCTTTCCCAG ATTGAAATTATCCCTAATTGTAGCATCTTAGCAGCAGTTGGCCAGAAAATGGCGAGCACCCCTGGCGTTTCTGCCACCTTTTTCAATGCGCTGGCAAAG GCCAATATCAACATCCGTGCTATAGCTCAAGGTTGCTCCGAGTTCAACATTACCGTGGTCGTCAAACGTGAAGATTGCATTAGAGCATTAAGAGCAGTGCACTCAAGATTCTACCTTTCGAGAACCACATTGGCAGTGGGAATCGTAGGACCGGGTTTAATCGGTGGAACCTTACTTGATCAGATTAGAGATCAG GCTGCAGTGCTAAAAGAAGAGTTTAAGATTGACTTGCGTGTTATAGGGATCACTGGCTCAAGTAAAATGTTGCTGAGTGAATC GGGAATCGACTTATCAAGATGGAGAGAATTTATGAAGGAAGAGGGAGAGTCGGCTAACATTGAGAAGTTCACCCAATATGTGAAGGGAAATCATTTCATTCCAAACTCTGTTATCGTTGATTGTACGGCTGATGCTGATATTGCAAGCAGTTATTACGACTGGTTGCTGAGAGGAATTCATGTGGTCACCCCGAACAAGAAGGCTAACTCAGGACCACTTGATCAG TATCTAAAGATAAGAGATCTTCAAAGAAAATCGTACACACATTACTTCTATGAAGCAACCGTTGGAGCTGGTCTTCCAATTATCAGCACTTTACGTGGTCTTCTCGAGACAGGGGATAAAATACTGCGCATTGAGGGAATTTTCAG TGGGACTTTAAGTTACCTTTTCAACAATTTTGTGGGCAACAGAAGCTTCAGTGATGTTGTAGCAGAAGCAAAGCAGGCAGGTTTCACAGAGCCAGATCCACGAGATGATCTATCTGGAACAGATGTCGCCAGAAAA GTGACGATTCTTGCAAGAGAATCAGGATTAAAACTGGATCTTGACAGCCTTCCAGTCCAGAGTCTTGTGCCAAAGCCTCTACAA GCTTGTGCATCAGCGGAAGAGTTCATGCAAAAGCTACCTCAGTTTGACGAGGAATTGTCCAAACAAAGACAAGAGGCTGAAGCAGCAGGAGAG GTATTGAGGTACGTCGGAGTTGTTGATGCGGTAGCAAAAAAGGGAAAAGTGGAGTTGAAACGGTACAAGAAAGATCATCCGTTTGCTCAGCTCTCGGGTGCTGATAACATCATCGCTTTCACAACCAAGCGGTACAAAGAACAGCCTTTGATTGTTCGTGGACCTGGTGCTGGTGCTCAAGTCACTGCCGGTGGAATCTTCAGTGACATTCTCCGCCTTGCTTTCTATCTAGGCGCTCCGTCTTAA
- the LOC103840262 gene encoding phosphoribosylglycinamide formyltransferase, chloroplastic, translating to MVSRVLFSGQLTFPAKPPREAPIAPLTPSRNVLSFSLRSSVDRFAMRIVKAASFTRTVAKVDEEAISRKKLAVFVSGGGSNFKKIHEGCLGGSVQGDLVLLVTNKKDCGGADYARSNGIPVLLFPKPKRESSDGLSPTELVDVLREYGVDFVLLAGYLKLIPAELVKAFPKRILNIHPALLPAFGGKGLYGMRVHKAVLASGARYSGPTIHFVDEEYDTGRILAQSAVRVVANDTPEELAKRVLDEEHKLYVEVVAAICEERIKWREDGVPLIQSKDNPDDYY from the exons ATGGTATCACGGGTTTTGTTCTCAGGCCAACTCACCTTCCCAGCGAAGCCGCCACGAGAAGCCCCGATTGCTCCGTTAACGCCTTCCCGGAACGTTCTCTCCTTCTCCTTGCGAAGTTCTGTAGACCGATTCGCGATGCGGATTGTAAAAGCTGCATCCTTTACTCGGACGGTAGCAAAGGTTGACGAAGAAGCAATAAGTAGGAAGAAGCTTGCTGTCTTTGTGTCGGGAGGTGGTTCGAATTTCAAGAAGATTCACGAGGGATGCCTTGGTGGTTCAGTTCAAGGGGATCTTGTCTTATTGGTCACTAACAAGAAag ATTGTGGAGGTGCTGACTATGCAAGAAGCAATGGGATTCCTGTCTTACTATTCCCAAAACCGAAACGAGAATCATCCGATGGACTCTCTCCTACAGAGCTTGTGGATGTTCTTAG GGAGTATGGTGTAGACTTTGTTCTGTTAGCTGGATATTTGAAACTTATACCGGCTGAGCTCGTCAAAGCTTTTCCTAAACGGATTCTGAATATCCATCCTGCTTTACTTCCGGCTTTTGGAGGTAAAGGGCTTTATGGTATGAGAGTGCATAAAGCTGTTCTAGCCTCAGGAGCTAG GTATTCAGGTCCAACCATTCACTTTGTGGATGAAGAGTATGACACGGGGAGGATACTTGCTCAAAGTGCTGTCCGTGTGGTTGCTAATGATACACCAGAGGAGTTGGCTAAAAGGGTTCTTGATGAG GAACACAAACTGTATGTGGAGGTGGTTGCTGCCATTTGCGAAGAGCGGATTAAATGGAGAGAAGATGGTGTCCCCCTCATTCAAAGCAAAGACAACCCTGATGACTACTATTAG